GCTGCAAATTACAGTATATAATTGGATACCCCCACTAAGATGAAAAACTCTAATCCTATTTCTTAAAATGTAACATTAAATGTTCTATTACAGTATAGTAGTCTATAGAGCTGCTCAGGGGAGGGTAAAAGTATCCTCTCACGTTACCTGAAGCTAACGTGGCTACAGACGGATGATGCATTGTTTGAGGATATTAGATGAGGAGAGATGGCAGTAAGGTTGTAACTAATTGGGGGAATTATGCTACATGGGCTTTTTTGATGATCCAGGCTGGTGCTTGATTCTTTCAATGTGACATAAGGCGATGTTCTGTTCTGATTGGATGCGTTAAATAAAGTGCTAGTGTTAGATGCCGTATCATTCTTCTCACTCCTATCAGTGTCCATTTTAATTATCTTGACTTTTAAAGGTTTTGCATCTTTTCCTTTAGCTTCTATGTTAAAGTCCTATAAGGAAAGCATGAAAATTGTATAAGATTAAACAGGTTCATAGAGATATTTTATCTGTTTCCTGTAACCTGCCATAAATGTGTAATTAATAAGTTTATAATGTACAGTACAGTAGCCTTAAAAACGGCGCTAGGAGCAGCttacagacgcagcagtgttacactgcaagCTTTatgggaaacctccgataacgctagcagacactgcctctatgtacactagaaacgccgggcCGCTCTCAAAGTGGTCCAGCGTATTATGAGGGGGCTGGATTTGTGGCGGTGGCTGTCGCACGACTTCGCAGTCAACACCGAACTATGAAGTGGGCGGTGCAGCCCTTGGAAGAGGAAgtgcctcagaccgccccctcatgaatacgcaggACCGTTTTGAGAGTACATTGCGGCAGTGTCTTCTAGTATAATCGGAGGTTTCCCGTATAGCTAGCGGTGTAACACTGCagggactgttgtagcactaggagcttcttactttagtaagcaactcctagtgctgttttacaggtgacaggtcctccttaacTATGCAACTGGCACCTTCTAACCTTACCATAACCCCTGCTGATCTTTTACAACTTGGACTGGAAAACTTCTATACCTACTTCTATAccataaaaatgtatgaaaacggtTGTATATACGTGTAGTATATagtcccattcattacaatgcgcaATACTGCCATTTATTTTAATGGCCATATTCTGCAATGTACATTACCATGAGCAagactaataaaaaaaatatagagtgTATCCTATTTTCTCAAGTATTTCCGTTCTGTTCACCCCATAGAATTCTATGGGAAAGTAAAAATTACAGGctgcatacgtgctgcatacagttgtgcaccatatgctgtatatatgtgcagtgtccagggaGACAAGAACCAGTGGGAGATGCATTctatcagccagccaatagttagCTAGCCATCATTTACCAGATCACCGTAATTTATACGGATACGGTACATATACAGTGACATGCGTGCTCATATAGGCGAGAAACGGCCCGTATTTATGGCCAAAATACAGctttatatacagaacaggaaaaaGCATGTGttcttgtgcatgaggccttactatGGTAAAGATCCCAAATACAAGAATGTATTGctgtttaattttatagcaagtTTTATATATTCGTTCTCTTCAAAAAAGATGTAATTTTATAAAGATTAAGATTGTCCATATCGATGTTCAAATAACTTGTGCAGGCGTTTGTAGCCATAGGGGGATATGGCATTGcgccggacatgtcctatcttttaatGTGTATGGTGCTATAGGGTACCGCACGTGTGCGCCACCGTATCGCTTCGTGCTGTCATTgccgcctatgggggacatttgtaggctgcaagcttgcggccgttcATACGCCCCCTCCCCCGACCgttgtgtgaattcagcctaacaGCGAGCACAGTAGTTTTCGATTTATATGAAAAATCATTTTAATGAAAGCTAATTGTCCTTGTTTTGCTCTACAGATTATctaaatttatataaaatgtgtaattttatagtaaaataaatatacatatgttcaGATGTATGGTAAAAGGAATATACATGTGTTCAGATAGTTTACCTGTATGGCCAATGCTTTCTTCTCTCCTGGATAATCatcttttttgcagtttttgactTTTCTGGGTGGTGATGGATTGTCTTTAGAAAGTTTCTGGACTTTGGAACTGACTTCCTGTGCAAACCTTTTAAGAATGACAGAATTGATGATTTCACCATGTGATCTGAAATGCATATCTTGAGTTTCCTGCTCCATTAATTTCAAATCTTActgttttattatgtatttatttttaataacccATAATATTTGCATTATAAGATAATAAATGCCAAGTACCGAATAGTAAGGCAGCTGTGGCTAACAAGCAATGATTTACACTTGTAACACGGGGGATGGAATTAAAATCCCATTTACATTCTGTTGTATAATTCTCGCTTTGTCAATTGTTGTTTATGTGACTTAAAGTTACTACAGAAACtagaattttttgccatctttttttAGATTTGCTCCAGATATCTAGAGGACTTTACAGCTTATACATTTCTTTCTCTACATGTTGTTTTCACTAGAataagagctgagctgcagtacccaaCATGGCCACTATGTGGTGAACAGAGCTATCTTTAGTCTTTCCAGTCTTTGTTTCCAAATGAATTCAACAGCCAACATGTATGTGCCATGCTAATGGAAATACGAGAAGTGCCTGTGACTATCCATTCCATGTATCCAAAAAGTAAATCGGTGGAATTCTGGAAGCCTAATAAAATTATTGCCAGTCCCTGACATTTCTAAAGTTTCAGTAATAGTGGTATCTCAGTACATAGCCCCAATACATCATCCAGCCTCATTACTGTGATACCAATGGACTTCACACCCACCTCTCGGAGAAGCCATCCTTCCTGAACAGCTCGTGCTGCAGCAAAGTGGTACATGATGGCCTTTGGTCTGGATCAATTTGTAAACAGTTCTGGAAACAGAATCTGTGTTAATTGTTTAAATACTTTAACAAGACTTTACAAGTTTAATAAGATGCTAATTTGTATCCAGTATAAATTGTACCTTGTGAAAAGCAGGCTATTTTGAGAGGTTTAGTGAGGTTTGCAAGATTCACACGTAAACTTGCACATCATTTTCAACAATATGTCACATGTTTCCTGATGTGCTGTTTCTGGAATGAGTTACCTTACGTTTAACAAACACTATCTAAcacaaatctatcatcaaaatcaagcatttttaattatagatccagatactgtgactgaagtaatcttcttatatttgttatccatgtcctccttccttcaactATTATAATTACGCTAATGAGTTTGAAGGGCTATTGGGGGGTTATCAGAACCCCTATGGCTTCAGCTttgtaggctgttacactgtctctcccttcTGCCTGTAATCATACACAGATAGAAGGGAacagctcctgcacagtgtaatagcctgtggagctacagcatggaggggttctggtgaAACCCCCCACAGCCCTTCTGGaacgaaggaggccatggataacaaatataagaagattaccacagttacagtgcctggatttatgagtaaggccccttccacactagcgttgcatttcacgtcagggtgcaatgcgtgaaaaactgacgtttttggctgtgtttttgatccatttttccttggagtcattagcggttttgcgtttttcacgtgcgtgttgttcgcgtttttcttgggagactcgagcatttttcaaagagaccatggttcgggaataaaatgttttatttaattgaaaaagaatgtcttctgaatgtcttctgataagttagcagatgtatgcaaacatctacaatctattcttcactgttccgcacgtatattatctcccgacaagttagcagatgtgaagaacagtgaagaataaaataaaaacagtgaacacaggatcatttaaggatcatgcAAGCgcagcaagtgcaatgcgagtgcaatgcgttttaaaggatgggttgctaggtgacatgaataagagtatttcccctgctcgagatcgagcatttaataaaaaaaacacaatgaacactatatatgtgtgtgaagaacacattgcagatgtttccatacatctgcaatgtgttcttcacacatatatattgttcttcacatgctattttgttcgcaccgttacgcgcgtatctcccgacaactaagcagatgtgccgaacatctgtaatctattcttcactgtgtttttcacttaaatgatcctgtgttcactgtttttattctattcttcactgttcttcattgtgtttttttaattaaatgctcgatctcgagcaggggaaatactcttattcatgtcacctagcaacccatccctTTAAAAcgtattgcactcgcattgcacttgctgcGCTTGCacttgcacttgcattgcacaaTGATGCGTCTCTATAGACTTGAATGGGCGGGaaaaacgcacgtgaaacgcaaaagtagagcatgctgccaTTTTGAcgtgcgtcaaaacaaacgcacgcATGCACGTGAAAAAagacgcaaatgaggaaaggcctattggaaacaatgggacaaagtgcaatgcaagttccgcGTGTCAAAAGCaagcacgcgtgaaaaacgctagtgtggaaggggcctaagtgtccctggtttattatgctagaTTGTGTATGGTGGATGTCATTTAAATGTATACGTTTCTGCAAATGCTTTAGAATATCAAGGAGTATGCAATGAAGGTGATATAGTGATGTAGCTGGCTAGTCCCTCTCTATTCTTTTTCTAGGAACCATTCTTTATCGCTAATGCAATATATCATAATAAATATTGTCAACATAAGGCTCTGTTTACACTACTTTTGTGGCTTCTGTGTTGATCCACCTAAAGGATACCTTTGTCAACTATAATACACTACATTTTCATCGAGTTTTTATAGTTTGGGACAAGAATCACAAAGTCGTACCCAACTATAATGACTAAAAGGTTGTCAAAGAACTACTACATGAAAACTTCAGAAAATCTAAGTAAAAAACTTCTGCAGGCAACATGGATTGATGTATAGTTTTTTTTGGAAGAGTTTAACATTAAACCATTTATATCCTTGTTTTTTTAGTTTGAGACATCAAGGAGGGGTACTATTATATTATTACAAAGCTAATcaccttccagatgatgtttcttacatggcccagcatcacccagaaaatcaggtttgaagtgaaatgtaaattggataTATAAAGTCATGGAGCATGGTAGCTCAGTACTAAAGTCAAGTTCTCCTCcctagtgattgacagtgattaTTATCCACCAAGCTTCATGAGGGccagttagtgatgtctctggaggcAGGGACATGAGTAACAGCAAAGGGGATGaatctgaggtggggagagcttggcTTCAGTGTGGAGGTCTCCGCCTCTGTGACTTTTTACAACCCATTTACATCTGACTTCAACGTTGATTTTCTTGTTGATGCCCCCATTCTGGGTCATGGAAGAAACATGATTAAGCTATACTGTGCACCAGAGAAGTCTTCTAGGGGTTGCGATGAGCtggaactttttttgtatttttaaactcAGATTATTATGCTGAAAATTATGAATGATAATAGTTACCTTGGCTAAATCTATGATAACAGGAGAGAGTTTAGGATATCTCTTCTCAAGTGGTTCAACTTCTTTAATCTCTGGCAAAGTTACCCCAGCAAACAGTGGATTCTTATAGAACAGCTCCTGCAGGCGTGGAGTCAGATTTCCTACAACAAATCATTATTGCTTTTAAAGATAGTACATTGTATTATAGCTCACATCACATTATCATTTAGCAGCCAAGGTCCATTGCTGGATAAGACTACAGTAGACCTGGCCAAGAGAACAAAAATAAACAGGATCCTCAGACAGCAAGAAAAATCTACAAGTTGTGATACAGTGTATCTTTTTGCCATTAATTTGTGTGGTATATCTAACATTTCTTACTGTGTCTTACCTTGGCATTTTACTATGTGATACAACTGGTCAATATCAGAATCTCCAGGAAAAAGTGGTTCTCCAGTCAGCATTTCTGTAACCAAACAGCCAATGGCCCACACATCAACAGCCCTAAAACCACAATGACAACTCATATCAGTCCTACAAGACAAGACACATTGCAAAATGTTAAACTTCCCTTCCGTTTATTATCTGTAGGTCTTACTTGCCATACTTGATATCCCCAACCAAAAGTTCTGGTGCTCTGTACCATCTGGTGGCCACATAATCTGTGTACACCTCTCCTGGAGCAGCCAATGTACGTGCAAATCCAAAATCACACAGCTTTACCACCCCTGAATGTGAAACCAGGATGTTCTCAGGTTTTATGTCTCGATGGATAATCTAGAAACAATACAGAAAACAGCTAGAGTAAACATACTTGACAGCTCTGAGGGGAGAGAAAATGCATAATAAATGGTCTGAATTGTCTTTCAGTTGACACAAAGATTTGGAGACCGATTATTGTGCATAGGATACATCAATAGTAATTGATCTGCATAGGAGTTTGCAATAACAGTGCTCCAGTACTACTTTTGCAATGGACAAAAAAGCAGATAACTCTGTGTGTGTGGATGGACTTTTTTAGGGGGACACGTTCAGCAGCAGAGTGGGCTGCCTGCAGAGTGCTATTGCCTGCAACCATTCAAGCGCTGGTAATAGCGCAGTTGTACACCAGTGCAGCTGGATGTGGCATATGATAAGTAACCCATTGAGTGCAGTTCTGCTATCCAGCCGATAGAGCTGTTTCCTGCAACATCCCTGTCCCAGATTATACCCTGGTATAATATTGTCTTAGGCCAGAGTATATCCCAGGTACAACATAGCTTAGACCAAACTATACCACTCTGGGCCAGAATATCCCCGTCTAACATGGAGCCCAGGTATAGTCTGGCCCTGGCCACATTATACGCCAAGAATAAACTCTATACCTGGGGGAGTAAAATAGCCCAGACTATATTGCTCCAGGTCATGAGTTATCACTTCACTGGTTTTCTCACCTTTATAAGTTGAAGTTTACATTGTGTTGATTTAAACTTAGTTTATGTAAAAGCAATGTCAGTGGGATGTTTACACCATGTTTATGCAAATGTTATGTGAACATGTTACGGTATTAGGCAGTGTTCACaccatgttaacattgtgtttatgtaAGCACAATAGgaacatgatggggcagatttacttacccggcccattcgcgatccaacggcacgttctctgaacaggattcgggtccggacgggatttatgaaggtagttcctccgccgtccaccaggtggcgctgctgcgctgaaaatcatctgaacgcaccggaatacaccgagctggaccatttgaaggtaagcgcttcccaagcgacacatttttggtttttaaatgcggcagtttttccgaatacgttgggttttcgttcggtcacgccccccgatttccgtcgcgtgcatgccagcgccgatgcgccacaatccgatcgtgtgcgccaaaatcccggggcaattcaggtacaatcggcgcaaatcggaaatattcgggtaacacgtcgggaaaacgcgaatcgggcccttagtaaatgacccccgatgtctGCAGAGCATTTACGTGAACATAATGTTTACATTGCATCTATATAAATACTATGTCAGCACAATGTTAGGCTTTGTTCACACAGtgggggcccgattcgcgttttcccgacgtgttacccaaatatttccgatttgcgccgatttcccctgaattgccccgggattttggcgcatgcgatcggattgtggcgcatcggcactggcatgcacacgatgaaaatcggggggcgtggccgaacgaaaacccgacggattcggaaaaaccaccgcatttaaaacaaaaaatctgttgcggagcttgcacttaccttcactcagcccggcccggtgaactccagtgcgttcagatgcttttcagcccagcagcgccacctggtggacggcagaggaactactttaatgaataccggctggatcgcgaatggaccgggtaagtaaatctgccccaaccaTGTTTACACCACATTTACGAAAATGCTATGTGAGTGTGATGTTCGGCTGCTTTCACATCTGGCTTTAACATTAATTTTACATGGAGTCAACATTGCTTTGATTTAAACCTCATTTACAAAAATTGCTATGCGATTTTGCTACTCACATTGTGATTGTGGCAGAATCCAATCCCTCTTATTATTTGAAATAAATACTTTCGAACTCTGTTGAAATCTAACCCATTTGGAAACTGTTCAAGGTCATCAAGTACTGTGCGGTCAACAAATTCAAAGACTAGATACCAGCGCTTTTTTTTCTTGCAGACCTCTAATAAATTTACCAAGTTTTCATGACGTAATTgctgtggaaaaataaaacaagacGATATAAAATAGTAAAGAATTAAATGTATTATTGTAAATAGTTTAATATTTGCTAAATAAACCTAgaaaataaaatctatacaatGTGTGTACATTAGCTTTGCCTTGTATAGTTCCCATAATTGTGTACTGCATAATTTTAGAATTTTGTAACTGAAAGTTGCAATATAGAAATTGTATAATCTCAGCTATCAGCAATTATATAATGCATAACCTGCTCCAAACTCACCCCATGGTGTTGCACCCTTGAATAATTTGTCGAGCTAGGAATGTGCTAAAAAATCGAGTAATACTTACCTCCTGAACCTACAACACTGCCTTGCTCAGTGTCCGCTGCTTCCTCCCTGGTTTGTCAACTttatgactgctgcagccaaacactggctgcagcaaCAAGGCCATGTCCACTGATATGCAACAGTGATGAAATGTAGATGGCTGCAGCAGTCACCTGCTATTGACCCTAAGGTCTAGTTAGACAGTGGAGGAGGCAGCGGACACTGAGCAAAACATATTCTCAGTCTATGCCTTGTTCCTAAAACCCGTGAAATCATTATTAGGTTGTTTTGTATTGATCGATGGCCTACCGTAATTTACACCTGTGTTATCTCCCGTCAGTAAAATAAGTCTAATGTATCAATTAACATTATCAATTGGCTTCCGTTAGTGTCCATGCTTTCATTATATGAGCATAAGGTTGGACGAGAGCTGCAGTGCTATCAAAAGTCCAAATTAATGAACATTACAACGGATCCATTAGACCTCAGTAATTATTGTTTAGACACAGATGTGTCTAAAGGTATTTTTATGAAGTTTTTCACCAAAATTTACCACAAAGACATGACGGACAGTGCAGTCCTTATTTACCATATTCTCTCAAATCATAGGGTGGAAAGTGGTCAGGCCCACACAATGACTTATATTTTTTGTAGATAACCCCCTTTTACTTGCTTAACATGTTGATCAAGTCTATTTTCCAAATATACAATAGGTCTACCTTCTCTGTATAATATTGGAATCACCGCATACATTATGCTATTACAAtagtctaggtcagtgatggcgaaccttgtagagcctgagtgcccaaacttcaactaaaagccacttatttattgcaaagtgccagcgcagcaatttaagcagtaatttatttctccttgttctttgacaactttcaatcgttcagcctcctaaagacaccaacacagttgaaaggaggaggccagattcccctatcattgtaggaagattc
The DNA window shown above is from Engystomops pustulosus chromosome 1, aEngPut4.maternal, whole genome shotgun sequence and carries:
- the CDKL2 gene encoding cyclin-dependent kinase-like 2, with translation MEKYENLGLVGEGSYGMVMKCRHKESGRIVAIKKFLESEDDKMVKKIAMREIKLLKQLRHENLVNLLEVCKKKKRWYLVFEFVDRTVLDDLEQFPNGLDFNRVRKYLFQIIRGIGFCHNHNIIHRDIKPENILVSHSGVVKLCDFGFARTLAAPGEVYTDYVATRWYRAPELLVGDIKYGKAVDVWAIGCLVTEMLTGEPLFPGDSDIDQLYHIVKCQGNLTPRLQELFYKNPLFAGVTLPEIKEVEPLEKRYPKLSPVIIDLAKNCLQIDPDQRPSCTTLLQHELFRKDGFSERFAQEVSSKVQKLSKDNPSPPRKVKNCKKDDYPGEKKALAIQDFNIEAKGKDAKPLKVKIIKMDTDRSEKNDTASNTSTLFNASNQNRTSPYVTLKESSTSLDHQKSPCSIIPPISYNLTAISPHLISSNNASSVCSHVSFRGEERGKMFVSSLKKNGGKPSPGYNTNVTTLIGNDKSPLQLNKKKWEFSRADMRLPELSYGHLPELKSTDVSTLYSVRNSKMVKKENRTIPESRIPSLAMIDLHNTSTALPLQFIESSIQEPIDVSEANFPPVEH